Proteins from a genomic interval of Nocardia sp. BMG51109:
- a CDS encoding MFS transporter, whose protein sequence is MLSEKTAALVDRLGLPAPLLWGYAGVLLFMIGDGVESNYLSPYLVDEGFAENRVAMAVSVYGIFVAVGSWLAGTLSAVFGPRRVMLAGAIAWAVLEAVLLALAIPSGSELFVTVIYGLRGIGYPFFAYAFLVWINSAAPAHQRGTSVGWFWFAFGAGLPTLGSLVAGASIPVVGEYGTFWVGLGLVALGAACALIGVRDLRHAGPTAPEGGSPVRELARGITILWREPRVTAGAFVRLVNTAPNFALFVVAPIFFTDTIGFEQSEYLLLVTCVYTANVFANLVFGIVGDRFGWRRTVTWFGCVMCAVGALLLYYVPLAVGPNFVVTLLCWAVFGIGLAGFVPLTALVPAVVGKADSGSALAVYTLAAGLSAFVGPAIAGLVGGSAHMGIAIWTFVGLYLAAALVSLTLHAEEDPGVSARRPDHAVAQR, encoded by the coding sequence ATGCTGTCCGAAAAAACCGCCGCGCTCGTCGATCGACTCGGGCTGCCGGCACCGCTGCTCTGGGGTTACGCGGGCGTCCTGCTGTTCATGATCGGGGACGGCGTCGAGAGCAACTACCTGTCGCCCTACCTCGTCGACGAGGGGTTCGCCGAGAACCGCGTCGCGATGGCCGTGAGCGTCTACGGGATCTTCGTCGCCGTCGGCTCGTGGCTGGCCGGAACGCTGTCGGCGGTGTTCGGACCGCGGCGGGTGATGCTGGCCGGCGCGATCGCGTGGGCGGTGCTCGAAGCGGTCTTGCTGGCCCTGGCGATTCCGAGCGGCTCCGAACTGTTCGTCACCGTGATCTACGGGCTGCGCGGCATCGGATATCCGTTCTTCGCCTACGCATTCCTGGTCTGGATCAACTCCGCGGCACCGGCACATCAGCGCGGAACCTCCGTCGGCTGGTTCTGGTTCGCTTTCGGCGCCGGGCTGCCGACCCTCGGATCGCTGGTGGCCGGCGCGAGCATCCCGGTCGTGGGCGAGTACGGCACCTTCTGGGTCGGGCTCGGTCTCGTGGCTCTCGGCGCGGCCTGTGCCCTGATCGGCGTGCGGGACCTGCGGCATGCCGGTCCGACCGCGCCCGAGGGCGGTTCGCCGGTGCGCGAACTGGCGCGCGGCATCACCATCCTCTGGCGCGAACCCCGCGTCACCGCAGGCGCTTTCGTCCGGCTGGTGAATACGGCGCCCAACTTCGCCCTGTTCGTGGTCGCGCCGATCTTCTTCACCGACACGATCGGATTCGAGCAGAGCGAATACCTGCTGCTGGTCACGTGCGTCTACACCGCCAACGTCTTCGCCAACCTGGTGTTCGGGATCGTCGGCGACCGGTTCGGCTGGCGGCGGACGGTGACCTGGTTCGGCTGCGTGATGTGCGCGGTGGGCGCGCTGCTGCTGTACTACGTGCCGCTCGCGGTCGGTCCCAATTTCGTTGTGACGCTGCTGTGCTGGGCCGTATTCGGTATCGGGCTGGCCGGATTCGTCCCGCTGACCGCCCTGGTGCCGGCCGTCGTGGGCAAGGCCGACTCCGGCAGCGCCCTGGCGGTCTACACCCTCGCCGCCGGTCTCTCGGCATTCGTGGGTCCCGCCATCGCCGGCCTGGTCGGCGGCAGCGCCCACATGGGCATCGCGATCTGGACCTTCGTCGGCCTCTACCTCGCCGCCGCCCTGGTCAGCCTCACCCTGCACGCGGAGGAGGATCCGGGCGTCTCGGCACGCCGCCCGGATCACGCTGTGGCACAGCGATAA
- a CDS encoding FGGY family carbohydrate kinase — MGRRDVVLGADVGSTNVKVVALDAAGHIVARVRRPTPRRTGEVSIDAMVLFELFEELVIEACGGELAAVAVCAAGVGEDGVLVDEDGHPLDAALAWFDPRRTALFHELEPELSPAAGLGVVTDAARTLVGWAWAARRPGAERAKTWLALTDFASCRWSGVDFMSDTLAARTAAWQVRGRTWAEDRVRATLGSPGLLPAVLRAGDIVGPLRSERLRDAGVLAAQAVVVAGGHDHPIGGWGVDRLSPGAVLDSMGTAEVVVAQSMSIISAGEGIDTAPGIGSTGSTLLRVEELARNVEWASQDPAVAAALQQMISGALPPDGYLSSGTFRPGAAGGARPRYTADAPAAPTSRASAVLGALAALGNQAVQDISALVPDRSRVFTAGGWARSHGWIEIKQAVTGRPVTVITEPETTAAGAALLAARALGWSPDPATTLAYAPAPVP; from the coding sequence GTGGGTAGGCGGGACGTGGTGCTGGGAGCGGATGTGGGCAGCACCAATGTCAAGGTCGTGGCCCTGGATGCCGCGGGGCACATCGTGGCGCGGGTGCGGCGGCCGACGCCGCGCCGCACCGGCGAGGTGTCCATCGATGCCATGGTCCTGTTCGAGCTGTTCGAGGAGCTGGTGATCGAGGCGTGCGGGGGCGAGCTCGCCGCCGTGGCGGTCTGCGCGGCCGGGGTCGGCGAGGACGGCGTCCTGGTCGACGAGGACGGGCACCCGCTCGACGCGGCGCTCGCCTGGTTCGATCCGCGCCGTACAGCACTGTTCCACGAACTGGAGCCCGAACTGTCGCCCGCCGCCGGCCTCGGCGTCGTCACCGACGCCGCGCGCACGCTGGTCGGCTGGGCCTGGGCGGCGCGGCGGCCGGGTGCCGAACGCGCGAAAACCTGGCTGGCGCTGACGGATTTCGCGTCGTGCCGCTGGTCCGGGGTGGACTTCATGAGCGACACGCTGGCCGCCCGCACGGCGGCCTGGCAGGTGCGCGGCCGCACCTGGGCCGAGGACCGGGTGCGCGCGACGCTCGGCTCCCCCGGCCTGCTGCCGGCCGTGCTGCGCGCCGGTGACATCGTGGGCCCGCTCCGCTCGGAGCGCCTGCGCGACGCCGGGGTGCTCGCCGCCCAGGCCGTCGTCGTGGCCGGTGGCCACGACCATCCGATCGGCGGCTGGGGCGTCGACCGGCTCAGCCCCGGCGCGGTTCTCGACTCGATGGGCACCGCGGAAGTCGTTGTGGCGCAGTCTATGTCGATTATCTCGGCGGGTGAGGGGATCGACACCGCACCCGGTATCGGCAGCACCGGCAGCACGCTGCTGCGCGTGGAGGAACTGGCGCGCAACGTCGAATGGGCATCGCAGGATCCCGCCGTGGCCGCCGCGCTCCAGCAGATGATCAGCGGTGCGCTCCCACCCGACGGGTATCTGTCGTCCGGAACGTTCCGGCCGGGGGCCGCCGGCGGGGCCCGGCCGCGGTATACGGCCGACGCCCCCGCCGCGCCCACCTCGCGCGCCTCCGCCGTCCTCGGCGCGCTGGCGGCGCTCGGCAACCAAGCGGTACAGGACATTTCGGCTCTCGTGCCGGACCGATCCCGGGTCTTCACCGCCGGCGGCTGGGCCCGTTCGCACGGCTGGATCGAGATCAAACAGGCCGTCACCGGCCGGCCCGTCACCGTGATCACCGAGCCCGAAACCACCGCCGCGGGTGCGGCCCTGCTGGCCGCGCGCGCACTCGGCTGGTCTCCCGACCCCGCCACCACGCTCGCGTACGCCCCGGCACCCGTGCCCTAG
- a CDS encoding class I fructose-bisphosphate aldolase yields MRRTLPSDRAAIIMPVDHGLIFDRIEGLETPSAPFESWGSHDVTGFMMTPGQVKQTERFFARHPHLTRVLTIDTYYDVTQLDGGGAHRLITTVEEAVRMGVDAVKMLFPWNISRAERAELCERVGRVVTACDAWDIPLVLEPVLIGAPRTPEVIEEEEKIARIAYDLGAHIIKIAFPGEERTRRLVEELKVPLVIAGGPLSGDPADTVDAVAQTIRSGARGVIVGRNIWQRPRNEAEKVLDEIATRTRNVTFTD; encoded by the coding sequence ATGCGGCGGACGCTACCCAGCGACCGCGCAGCAATCATCATGCCCGTCGACCACGGCCTGATCTTCGACCGCATCGAGGGCCTGGAGACCCCGTCGGCCCCGTTCGAATCCTGGGGCAGCCACGACGTCACGGGCTTCATGATGACACCCGGCCAGGTGAAGCAGACCGAGCGATTCTTCGCCCGGCACCCGCACCTGACCCGCGTGCTGACCATCGACACCTATTACGACGTCACCCAGCTCGACGGCGGCGGCGCGCACCGCCTGATCACCACCGTCGAGGAGGCGGTCCGGATGGGCGTCGACGCGGTCAAGATGCTGTTCCCGTGGAACATCTCCCGGGCCGAGCGGGCCGAGCTGTGCGAGCGGGTGGGCAGGGTCGTGACGGCCTGCGACGCCTGGGACATCCCGCTCGTGCTCGAGCCGGTGCTGATCGGCGCGCCGCGCACCCCGGAGGTGATCGAGGAGGAGGAGAAGATCGCCCGGATCGCCTACGACCTCGGCGCGCACATCATCAAGATCGCATTCCCCGGCGAGGAGCGCACCCGCCGCCTGGTCGAGGAGCTGAAGGTGCCGCTGGTCATCGCGGGCGGCCCGCTGTCCGGGGACCCGGCCGATACGGTGGACGCGGTGGCACAGACCATCCGGTCTGGTGCCCGCGGCGTGATCGTCGGACGCAACATCTGGCAGCGCCCGCGAAACGAGGCCGAGAAGGTGCTCGACGAGATCGCGACCCGCACGCGGAATGTCACGTTCACCGACTGA
- a CDS encoding dihydroxyacetone kinase subunit DhaK encodes MRRQIRNRPEDATDEALEGLALTHPALIAYDRQAGIVTRATPARDKVGLVSGGGSGHEPLHAGFVGAGMLDVAVPGAIFASPTALQVHEGTVAADSGRGVVQIVKNYTGDVLNFQIAEELAGDDAVVTESVLVDDDLATQTDEDTPGRRGTAAVLAVEKICGASAEAGAGLREVAELGRRVARNARTLGFALSAGTHPGATDPAFTLADDEVELGVGIHGERGTGRIPFADADSLVAQVIDPLIGELSLARGSSVVAIVNGLGGTYPIELGIAARAVHRRLSDRGVSVARSLVGSYVTSLDMVGLSVTLLPADADLLPLWDAPVRTPALTW; translated from the coding sequence GTGCGCCGTCAGATCCGCAACCGGCCCGAAGACGCCACCGACGAGGCGTTGGAGGGTCTCGCGCTCACCCATCCGGCACTGATCGCCTACGACCGGCAGGCCGGCATAGTCACCCGGGCCACGCCGGCCCGGGACAAGGTCGGCCTGGTCTCCGGCGGCGGCTCCGGCCACGAACCCCTGCACGCGGGCTTCGTCGGGGCGGGCATGCTCGATGTCGCGGTGCCCGGCGCGATCTTCGCCAGCCCCACCGCGCTGCAGGTGCACGAGGGCACCGTCGCCGCCGACTCCGGCCGCGGAGTCGTGCAGATCGTCAAGAACTACACCGGCGATGTGCTCAACTTCCAGATCGCCGAGGAACTCGCCGGTGACGACGCCGTCGTGACCGAGTCCGTCCTCGTCGACGACGATCTGGCCACCCAGACCGACGAGGACACGCCCGGCCGGCGCGGCACCGCGGCGGTGCTGGCGGTGGAGAAGATCTGCGGCGCGAGCGCCGAGGCCGGCGCCGGACTGCGCGAGGTCGCCGAGCTGGGCCGCCGCGTCGCCCGCAACGCCCGCACGCTCGGCTTCGCGCTGAGTGCCGGGACCCACCCCGGCGCCACCGATCCGGCGTTCACCCTCGCCGACGACGAGGTCGAGCTGGGCGTCGGCATCCACGGCGAGCGCGGCACCGGGCGGATTCCGTTCGCCGACGCCGACTCGCTCGTCGCGCAGGTGATCGACCCGCTGATCGGCGAATTGAGCCTGGCGCGTGGCTCATCGGTCGTCGCGATCGTCAACGGCCTCGGCGGCACCTACCCGATCGAACTCGGGATCGCCGCCCGCGCGGTGCACCGGCGATTGTCCGATCGCGGTGTCTCCGTTGCCCGTTCGCTCGTCGGCAGCTACGTGACCTCGCTCGATATGGTCGGGCTGTCGGTGACGCTGCTGCCCGCCGACGCCGATCTGCTGCCGCTGTGGGACGCGCCCGTGCGCACGCCCGCCCTGACCTGGTGA
- a CDS encoding DAK2 domain-containing protein codes for MTDTRLTSGFGRRWVESLSATFRDRTDVLADLDRRSGDGDFGTNIATAMRRAQANIEGEAPQDYTGWLTAVSRGFLGTGGTSGPLFGMFFRDLARCAEGSEPTLAELSAGLSAGLATVQRYGKAEVGHKTMVDALGPAARTLESLVATETAPAEALAATARAAVDGALSTAEMRAKRGRASYVGDVARGVLDPGAAAAALVLQSAAAAVDAAPAALDTAWLG; via the coding sequence ATGACCGATACACGACTGACCTCCGGATTCGGCCGTCGCTGGGTCGAATCCCTGTCCGCGACGTTCCGCGACCGCACCGACGTGCTCGCCGACCTCGACCGCCGTTCCGGGGACGGGGATTTCGGCACCAATATCGCCACGGCCATGCGCCGCGCGCAGGCGAATATCGAGGGCGAGGCGCCGCAGGACTACACCGGTTGGCTGACCGCGGTGTCGCGCGGATTTCTCGGCACCGGGGGCACCAGCGGCCCGCTGTTCGGCATGTTCTTCCGGGACCTGGCGCGCTGCGCGGAGGGCTCGGAACCCACGCTGGCGGAGCTGTCCGCCGGACTGAGCGCGGGTCTCGCGACGGTGCAGCGCTACGGCAAGGCCGAGGTGGGGCACAAGACCATGGTGGATGCGCTCGGCCCCGCCGCCCGCACACTGGAATCGCTGGTCGCGACGGAGACCGCCCCCGCCGAGGCATTGGCGGCGACGGCCCGCGCGGCGGTCGACGGCGCGCTGAGCACCGCCGAGATGCGCGCCAAGCGCGGCCGCGCGAGTTATGTCGGCGACGTGGCGCGCGGCGTGCTGGACCCGGGTGCGGCCGCGGCGGCGCTGGTGCTCCAGTCGGCGGCCGCGGCGGTCGACGCAGCGCCCGCGGCGCTGGATACCGCCTGGCTGGGCTGA
- a CDS encoding GntR family transcriptional regulator, whose translation MATETIDRQSSTPYYQQLFAALERRLATGAIGRGERLPSENELCNEFGLSRATVRQALQLLESRGLATRVPGRGVFASEPSAERGWVIQGPEGFLENAIGHQNRAVRTTVLSHGPAILPDYACRALTVPENTAGFELIRLRSLDGVPALYSINYSPPALVPVVASAHEVLAGRASLSELLAGAGYTLGGAHRAIHAVTPEPNIAAALEISPTTPVLHVRSTSWTSGGDRYDVYDTWVRSDVVPLEVNVDTTGR comes from the coding sequence GTGGCCACCGAGACGATCGATCGGCAGTCGTCGACCCCGTACTACCAGCAGCTGTTCGCGGCGTTGGAACGGCGGCTGGCCACCGGGGCGATCGGCCGGGGGGAGCGGCTCCCGAGCGAGAACGAGCTGTGCAACGAATTCGGGCTGTCCCGCGCCACGGTTCGGCAGGCGCTCCAGCTGCTCGAGTCGCGTGGGCTGGCGACGCGGGTGCCCGGCCGCGGCGTGTTCGCCAGCGAACCCAGCGCGGAACGCGGCTGGGTGATCCAGGGCCCGGAAGGGTTCCTGGAGAACGCGATCGGTCACCAGAACCGCGCGGTCCGGACCACGGTGCTGAGCCACGGCCCGGCGATCCTGCCCGATTACGCGTGCCGCGCGCTGACGGTGCCGGAGAACACCGCGGGCTTCGAGCTGATCCGGCTGCGGTCGTTGGACGGCGTCCCGGCGCTCTACAGCATCAACTACAGCCCGCCCGCCCTCGTCCCGGTCGTCGCCTCGGCCCACGAGGTGCTCGCGGGACGGGCCTCGCTCAGCGAACTCCTCGCCGGCGCCGGCTACACCCTCGGCGGCGCCCACCGCGCCATTCACGCCGTCACCCCGGAGCCGAACATCGCGGCCGCCCTGGAGATCTCGCCGACCACGCCGGTTCTGCACGTCCGCTCCACCTCGTGGACGTCCGGCGGCGACCGCTACGACGTCTACGACACCTGGGTCCGCAGCGACGTCGTGCCGCTCGAGGTGAACGTCGACACCACCGGCCGGTGA
- a CDS encoding gluconokinase has translation MSSGRRPYLVVMGVTGCGKTTIARRVADLLSLEFLDADSLHPQSNIDKMTAGTPLTDADRAPWLEAVRAAMRSRGSGCVVACSALRRWYRDVLRDVPEPVAFVHLDGDPATIRSRISSRSGHFMQPALLDSQLDLLEPLEPDEPGIVLDISHAPDEIARAAVEFARTCRTGERRGHTGDDQL, from the coding sequence ATGAGTAGTGGCCGGCGGCCCTATCTAGTGGTGATGGGCGTGACGGGGTGCGGGAAGACGACGATCGCGCGCAGGGTTGCCGATCTGTTGTCGCTGGAGTTCCTGGACGCCGACAGCCTGCATCCGCAGTCGAACATCGACAAGATGACCGCGGGTACCCCGCTCACCGATGCCGACCGGGCGCCGTGGCTCGAGGCGGTGCGCGCCGCGATGCGGTCACGGGGGAGCGGATGCGTGGTCGCCTGCTCCGCACTGCGCCGCTGGTATCGAGACGTGCTGCGGGATGTGCCGGAACCGGTCGCGTTCGTCCACCTCGACGGCGATCCCGCCACGATCCGGTCGCGGATATCCTCCCGCAGCGGCCATTTCATGCAGCCCGCCCTGCTCGACTCGCAGCTGGACCTGCTGGAGCCCCTCGAACCGGACGAACCCGGAATCGTGCTGGACATATCTCATGCACCGGACGAAATTGCCCGGGCAGCAGTCGAATTCGCCCGGACGTGCCGGACCGGAGAGCGGCGTGGCCACACCGGTGACGATCAGCTGTAG
- a CDS encoding trans-aconitate 2-methyltransferase, translating to MSEFLDDLRLERSAVVANSEMNRGRGLPAYRRELGFDPAAWLAARPAPQRWVDVGCGSGRALADAARSLPGHVETIGLDLVGYFGPACAGVDLVVGSVSAWEPDKPVDLVTAVHMLHYVGDKLAALTRMTSWLGADGLFAANFDASSIRRADGAPLGRKLAAALRRNGFHHNARQHRLTRTGNAPLHWDWRYLGADDHAGPNYTGQDSVTSHYS from the coding sequence GTGAGCGAGTTCCTGGACGACCTTCGTTTGGAACGCAGTGCGGTGGTGGCCAACTCCGAGATGAACCGCGGGCGCGGGCTGCCGGCGTACCGTCGTGAACTCGGGTTCGACCCGGCGGCCTGGCTGGCGGCACGGCCGGCGCCGCAGCGGTGGGTGGACGTGGGATGCGGTAGCGGGCGAGCCCTGGCCGACGCGGCCCGGTCACTGCCCGGACATGTCGAGACCATCGGCCTGGATCTCGTCGGCTACTTCGGACCAGCTTGCGCCGGAGTCGATCTGGTCGTCGGGTCGGTGTCGGCCTGGGAACCGGACAAGCCGGTGGATCTCGTCACCGCCGTCCACATGCTGCATTACGTCGGCGACAAACTCGCCGCGCTGACCCGGATGACGTCCTGGCTCGGCGCCGACGGGTTGTTCGCCGCCAACTTCGATGCCTCCTCAATCCGGCGGGCAGATGGCGCACCGCTCGGGCGGAAGCTGGCAGCTGCGTTGCGTCGCAACGGATTCCACCACAATGCCCGGCAGCATCGACTTACCCGGACCGGAAACGCCCCACTGCACTGGGACTGGCGGTATCTCGGTGCGGACGATCATGCCGGCCCGAACTACACCGGGCAGGACAGCGTCACCTCGCACTACAGCTGA
- a CDS encoding FAD-dependent monooxygenase codes for MDRWSRGRVVLLGDAAWCVTVFAGYGAALALDGADRLGATIAAHEGGLRTALGAWEEAMRPEIRKRQARAPVRGRGGVLAGAGCRCERVPGRPSFGTQCGGGQLRDEPRARAAGVPS; via the coding sequence ATGGACCGCTGGAGCCGCGGCCGCGTGGTCCTGCTCGGCGACGCGGCATGGTGCGTCACCGTTTTCGCCGGCTACGGCGCGGCGCTCGCCCTCGACGGCGCGGACCGGCTCGGCGCCACCATCGCAGCACACGAGGGCGGCCTCCGCACAGCTCTCGGCGCCTGGGAGGAGGCGATGCGCCCCGAAATACGTAAACGACAAGCGCGGGCCCCGGTGCGAGGTCGCGGCGGCGTGCTCGCCGGGGCAGGATGTCGGTGTGAGCGAGTTCCTGGACGACCTTCGTTTGGAACGCAGTGCGGTGGTGGCCAACTCCGAGATGAACCGCGGGCGCGGGCTGCCGGCGTACCGTCGTGA
- a CDS encoding erythromycin esterase family protein, whose amino-acid sequence MDTLDPDAPLADLEPLRDMVGEASVVALGVAARDTHELSVVAHRILRFLVEHMRFRSFVLEGDDAASAAIDAYVRKGVGDPRALMGNARSFWRTEELVDVVTWLRGYNRRHPADPVRIAHPEPARYVTAQTGALDVIERMLAENVIQWHEHTGDKLVYWGGTAHTANAAARGIASGGEEITHRNAGSFLRQHFGSGYLSVGLTYDHGSTASYRSPSPPTEFAESALGDAGVDTYLLDLRAPADDPVRTWLRQLTRTRVIGPVYDPDNDAAYHLSGGAFAEWFDLIVHHHEVTPAHLLDR is encoded by the coding sequence TTGGATACGTTGGATCCGGATGCGCCGCTGGCCGACCTGGAGCCTCTGCGGGACATGGTGGGTGAGGCAAGCGTCGTGGCGCTCGGTGTGGCGGCACGCGATACGCACGAGCTTTCTGTGGTCGCTCACCGGATACTGCGATTTCTCGTGGAGCACATGAGGTTTCGTAGCTTCGTGCTGGAAGGTGATGACGCGGCCAGTGCCGCGATCGATGCGTACGTACGCAAGGGGGTCGGCGATCCGCGAGCGTTGATGGGTAATGCTCGATCCTTCTGGCGCACCGAGGAACTGGTCGATGTCGTCACCTGGTTACGCGGTTACAACCGGCGACATCCCGCCGATCCCGTCCGGATCGCCCACCCCGAGCCCGCTCGGTATGTCACCGCGCAGACCGGGGCTCTCGATGTGATCGAACGGATGTTGGCGGAGAACGTCATTCAGTGGCACGAGCACACCGGGGACAAGCTGGTCTACTGGGGTGGGACGGCCCATACCGCCAACGCCGCGGCACGCGGCATCGCCTCCGGCGGGGAGGAGATCACTCATCGCAATGCCGGCAGTTTCCTGCGGCAGCATTTCGGTTCCGGCTACCTCTCGGTGGGGCTCACCTACGATCACGGGTCGACGGCATCCTACAGGTCTCCCTCGCCGCCAACGGAATTCGCCGAGTCCGCACTCGGTGATGCCGGCGTGGACACCTACCTGCTGGATCTGCGCGCGCCCGCCGACGATCCGGTGCGGACCTGGCTGCGGCAACTCACCAGAACGCGGGTGATCGGACCCGTGTACGACCCCGACAACGATGCCGCGTACCACCTTTCCGGTGGAGCGTTCGCCGAATGGTTCGACCTCATCGTCCACCACCACGAGGTGACGCCCGCTCACCTCCTCGATCGCTGA
- a CDS encoding class I SAM-dependent methyltransferase: protein MPDAIFAHSRLAAIYDEFEGGREDLDLYVSIADELGAEVVLDVGCGTGILAVLLARTGRTVVAIDPAAASLEAAKTKQAPPGITWLHGQAADLPEACADLAVMTGNVAQVFLTDDDWADALDSIHRALRRGGRLVFETRRPERRAWEDWAVGAASAVRDIPGTGRVEQRLEVTAVNLPFVSFRHTYTFAADGAVVISDSTLRFRERTDIESDLIRHGYMVRDVRDAPDRPGREYVFVAQATP, encoded by the coding sequence GTGCCGGATGCGATCTTCGCCCATTCCCGTCTCGCGGCGATCTACGACGAGTTCGAGGGTGGCCGTGAGGATCTGGACCTCTACGTGAGCATCGCCGACGAATTGGGTGCCGAGGTTGTGCTCGATGTAGGTTGCGGGACAGGAATTCTCGCCGTGCTATTGGCGCGCACCGGCAGAACGGTAGTGGCCATCGACCCGGCCGCAGCGTCGCTGGAGGCCGCGAAGACAAAGCAGGCGCCGCCCGGGATCACCTGGTTGCACGGACAAGCCGCGGATCTCCCAGAGGCGTGTGCCGACCTTGCGGTCATGACCGGCAACGTGGCACAGGTTTTCCTCACCGACGACGACTGGGCCGATGCGCTCGACAGCATCCACCGCGCCCTCCGGCGCGGCGGTCGTCTCGTGTTCGAGACCAGGCGTCCGGAGCGCCGTGCCTGGGAGGACTGGGCCGTCGGCGCAGCGTCGGCGGTTCGGGACATTCCGGGCACAGGACGGGTGGAACAACGCCTGGAAGTCACCGCGGTGAACCTTCCGTTCGTCTCGTTTCGGCACACGTACACCTTCGCCGCGGACGGCGCCGTCGTCATATCGGACTCGACGCTGCGGTTCCGTGAGCGCACGGACATCGAATCGGACCTGATAAGACACGGTTACATGGTCCGGGACGTCCGGGACGCTCCCGATCGTCCCGGACGCGAGTATGTATTCGTTGCC